Genomic DNA from Methanosarcina sp. MTP4:
TCTAACTTGATATTCTAACTTGACCTTGTGTGTCTGTTGATCTGATGAATCTTTCGTATTATTTGCTGGTTTTTCCATACCTTGATTGTTATTTCAGGGACGCGATATGATGGGAATAACTTGTATAAATATTTGTGGTAATTTGTAGGGGACGGTTTTGAGGCTTGGGATTAAGGAATATCCGGGATTTCGAGGATTGCGATTAAGGATGATTTGTTTTTCAAGAAAAGTACTCATACGATTAAGGCAAAATTAATGTAATTAAAGAGGGGGCATCATGGACCTTTTTGGCTGGAAGAAAGAGAAGGGAAAGCATGTAGAGGGAATTGACAGGGGAAAGATTGTAATGTACGGGCTCAGCACCTGTGTCTGGTGCAAGAGAACGAAGAAACTGCTTACCGAGCTGGGGGTGGAGTTTGACTATGTCTACGTTGACCGGCTTGAGGGAGATGAGGAAAGTAAAGCCATTGAAGAAGTAAGGCGCTTTAATGAGGTGCTTTCTTTCCCGACTACGATTTTCAATGATGAAAAGGCAATTGTAGGGTTCAAGGAAAAACAGATTCGTGAAGCTCTTGGTTTCCAGAAGGGGGAGTAAGATGGGAGAAGATATTTCGGAGGGATACGGGATAACCGAGGAAGACGTGGACAAACTCCATGCCCGGCTGGACAGGGAAGCCAAACGTGCCGGTTATCACCTGAACCCTGATGTCGAGTTTACGAAAGAACTGGTCCTCGGGATCCTGGTAAACGAAAAGCGCTACGGGTACTGGGCCTGTCCCTGCAGGCTGGCTTCCGGGGAAAAGGAAGAGGACTTGGACATCATCTGCCCCTGCAACTACAGGAGCCCGGACCTGGGCGAGTACGGGGCCTGCTACTGCGCCCTCTATGTTTCCGAAGAGGTCCTGAAAGGGGAAAAGGAACTGGGATCCATTCCCGAAAGGCGCCCTTCCCCCGAAGCCCGCAAGGCCGCAAAAGCCAGGGAAAGTGAAGGTTTTACTTTTACGGGAAAACTTTCCAAACCGGTCTGGAGGTGTCCGGTCTGCGGCTATCTCTGTGCTATGGACGAGCCTGCTGCCGTCTGTCCTATCTGCAAGGCGAAAAAGGAAAGGTTTGAGCGTTTCATGTAAAATCCCCCTTTACATTTTTTACTTCCTAATTTATTTTTATCCTGACAATACTTTTATCCGTTATAAAACGGCATTAGTGAATAGGGGGAATATTTATGGAAACCATGAAAGCTATTTTGTCCAGAAGGAGTATTCGAAGATATACCGATAAACCCGTTTCAGGGGACCAGATCGAGGAGCTTTTGAAAGCTGCCATGAACGCGCCGTCAGCCGGAAACGAGCAGCCATGGCATTTTATCACGGTCGACAGGCGTCCCATACTCGATAAGATCGCAGACATCCATCCGTATGCAAAGATGCTGAAAAATGCGCCGGCTGCTATAATCGTATGTGGGGACGAGAACATGCAGAAGTTCAAGGATTTCTGGGTTCAGGACTGTTCGGCAGCCAGTGAAAATATGCTCCTTGCAGCCCATGCCCTGGGGCTAGGCGCCGTCTGGCTCGGAGTTTTCCCTGCCGAAAAGATGGTCAGGGAAATCCGGGAACTC
This window encodes:
- a CDS encoding glutaredoxin family protein, with the protein product MDLFGWKKEKGKHVEGIDRGKIVMYGLSTCVWCKRTKKLLTELGVEFDYVYVDRLEGDEESKAIEEVRRFNEVLSFPTTIFNDEKAIVGFKEKQIREALGFQKGE
- a CDS encoding ferredoxin-thioredoxin reductase catalytic domain-containing protein, translated to MGEDISEGYGITEEDVDKLHARLDREAKRAGYHLNPDVEFTKELVLGILVNEKRYGYWACPCRLASGEKEEDLDIICPCNYRSPDLGEYGACYCALYVSEEVLKGEKELGSIPERRPSPEARKAAKARESEGFTFTGKLSKPVWRCPVCGYLCAMDEPAAVCPICKAKKERFERFM
- a CDS encoding nitroreductase family protein, which translates into the protein METMKAILSRRSIRRYTDKPVSGDQIEELLKAAMNAPSAGNEQPWHFITVDRRPILDKIADIHPYAKMLKNAPAAIIVCGDENMQKFKDFWVQDCSAASENMLLAAHALGLGAVWLGVFPAEKMVREIRELLNIPPNIIPFSIISVGHPAEEKESKERFDASRIHSNTW